In a genomic window of Cynocephalus volans isolate mCynVol1 chromosome 1, mCynVol1.pri, whole genome shotgun sequence:
- the STRIT1 gene encoding sarcoplasmic/endoplasmic reticulum calcium ATPase regulator DWORF, whose product MAEKAASSLSHLVVPILLLIGWIVGCIVMVYVVFS is encoded by the exons ATGGCTGAAAAAG caGCGTCTTCATTATCACACCTTGTAGTCCCAATTCTTCTCTTGATTGGCTGGATTGTGGGCTGCATCGTAATGGTTTATGTTGTCTTCTCTTAG